The Streptomyces sp. DH-12 genome has a window encoding:
- the otsB gene encoding trehalose-phosphatase, producing MASHTDSTDPGALPTPATQAGRDGLDALLARPGKALIGLDFDGTLAPIVPDPEQARAHPDAVPALAALAPEVAAVAVVTGRPPGVAVRHGGFAGVPGLEHLVVLGHYGAERWDAVTGSVTAPAPHPGVAAVRAELPGLLDRVGAWRGTWIEEKGRAVAVHTRRASDPQAAFEALREPLTGLATRHGLVVEPGRMVLELRPPGMDKGVALLEYAREIGAEAVLYAGDDLGDLAAFTAVDKLRASGTPGLLVCSGSEEVTELRERADLVVDGPAGVVGLLRALAERLA from the coding sequence ATGGCCAGTCATACGGATTCCACGGACCCCGGCGCCCTGCCGACGCCCGCCACGCAGGCCGGGCGGGACGGGCTGGACGCGCTCCTGGCCCGTCCGGGCAAGGCGCTGATCGGGCTCGACTTCGACGGCACGCTCGCGCCGATCGTGCCCGACCCGGAGCAGGCCCGCGCGCACCCGGACGCGGTGCCCGCGCTCGCCGCGCTCGCCCCGGAGGTGGCCGCGGTGGCCGTCGTCACCGGGCGGCCGCCGGGCGTCGCGGTCCGCCACGGCGGTTTCGCGGGCGTGCCCGGCCTGGAGCACCTGGTGGTGCTCGGTCACTACGGCGCCGAGCGCTGGGACGCGGTCACGGGCTCCGTCACCGCGCCCGCCCCGCATCCCGGCGTCGCCGCCGTCCGCGCGGAGCTGCCGGGACTGCTGGACCGGGTGGGCGCGTGGCGGGGCACGTGGATCGAGGAGAAGGGGCGGGCGGTGGCCGTCCACACCCGCAGGGCGTCCGACCCGCAGGCCGCCTTCGAGGCGTTGCGCGAGCCGCTGACCGGCCTCGCGACCCGGCACGGTCTGGTGGTCGAACCGGGCCGCATGGTCCTCGAGCTGCGCCCGCCGGGGATGGACAAGGGGGTCGCGCTGCTGGAGTACGCGCGGGAGATCGGCGCGGAGGCGGTGCTGTACGCCGGGGACGACCTGGGCGACCTGGCCGCCTTCACCGCCGTCGACAAGCTCCGCGCCTCCGGCACGCCGGGGCTGCTGGTGTGCAGCGGCAGCGAGGAGGTCACGGAGCTCCGCGAGCGGGCCGACCTGGTGGTCGACGGCCCGGCGGGGGTGGTGGGGCTGCTGCGGGCGCTGGCGGAGCGGCTCGCCTGA
- a CDS encoding NADH:flavin oxidoreductase: MTVTASEATGRAAEVLARPVALNGLTVPNRIVMAPMTRQFSPGGVPGEDVASYYARRAAAGVGLIVTEGTYVDHPSAGVSDRIPRFHGEEQLAGWAKVAEAVHAAGGRIMPQLWHVGMVREEGQPPFPQAPAVGPSGLRLDGSEGGRAMTRADIDAVVAAFAEAAAAAERIGFDGVELHGAHGYLIDQFLWAGTNRRTDAYGGDPVARTRFAVEIVQAVRAAVSPGFPVVLRFSQWKADHYGARLAETPQELEAILTPLATAGVDAFHASTRRYWLPEFDGSDLNLAGWARKLTGRPAITVGSVGLDGEFGRAFLGEGAATRGIDDLLDRFERDEFDLVAVGRAVLQDPEWAAKVLAGRFDELTSYDASSLTSLS, encoded by the coding sequence ATGACCGTCACCGCCTCCGAGGCCACCGGACGTGCCGCCGAGGTCCTGGCCCGGCCGGTCGCCCTCAACGGGCTGACCGTGCCCAACCGCATCGTCATGGCGCCCATGACCCGTCAGTTCTCGCCGGGCGGGGTGCCGGGGGAGGACGTCGCGTCGTACTACGCCCGGCGGGCCGCCGCCGGGGTCGGGCTGATCGTCACCGAGGGCACGTACGTCGACCACCCGTCCGCCGGTGTCAGCGACCGCATCCCCCGGTTCCACGGGGAGGAGCAGCTCGCCGGCTGGGCGAAGGTCGCGGAGGCCGTGCACGCCGCGGGGGGCCGCATCATGCCCCAGCTGTGGCACGTCGGCATGGTCCGCGAGGAGGGACAGCCGCCCTTCCCACAGGCGCCGGCGGTCGGTCCGTCGGGACTGCGCCTGGACGGTTCCGAGGGCGGCCGGGCCATGACCCGGGCCGACATCGACGCCGTCGTGGCCGCGTTCGCCGAGGCGGCGGCCGCGGCGGAGCGCATCGGCTTCGACGGTGTGGAGCTGCACGGCGCCCACGGCTACCTCATCGACCAGTTCCTGTGGGCGGGCACCAACCGCCGCACCGACGCCTACGGCGGCGACCCGGTGGCCCGCACCCGGTTCGCCGTGGAGATCGTGCAGGCCGTGCGCGCGGCCGTGTCGCCCGGTTTCCCGGTCGTCCTCCGCTTCTCGCAGTGGAAGGCCGACCACTACGGCGCCCGGCTCGCCGAGACCCCGCAGGAGCTGGAGGCGATCCTCACCCCGCTCGCCACGGCCGGCGTCGACGCCTTCCACGCGTCCACGCGCCGCTACTGGCTCCCCGAGTTCGACGGCTCCGACCTCAACCTGGCCGGCTGGGCCCGCAAGCTGACCGGCAGGCCGGCCATCACGGTCGGCTCGGTCGGCCTGGACGGCGAGTTCGGCCGCGCCTTCCTGGGCGAGGGCGCCGCGACGCGCGGCATCGACGACCTCCTCGACCGCTTCGAGCGCGACGAGTTCGACCTGGTCGCGGTGGGACGCGCGGTCCTCCAGGACCCGGAGTGGGCGGCCAAGGTCCTGGCCGGCCGCTTCGACGAGCTGACGTCGTACGACGCGTCCTCGCTGACGTCGCTGAGCTGA
- the groL gene encoding chaperonin GroEL (60 kDa chaperone family; promotes refolding of misfolded polypeptides especially under stressful conditions; forms two stacked rings of heptamers to form a barrel-shaped 14mer; ends can be capped by GroES; misfolded proteins enter the barrel where they are refolded when GroES binds) has translation MAKIIAFDEEARRGLERGMNQLADAVKVTLGPKGRNVVLEKKWGAPTITNDGVSIAKEIELEDPYEKIGAELVKEVAKKTDDVAGDGTTTATVLAQALVKEGLRNVAAGANPMALKRGIEKAVESVSAALLEQAKDVETKEQIASTASISAADTQIGELIAEAMDKVGKEGVITVEESQTFGLELELTEGMRFDKGYISAYFATDMERMEAVLDDPYILIANSKISNVKDLLPLLEKVMQSGKPLLIIAEDVEGEALSTLVVNKIRGTFKSVAVKAPGFGDRRKAMLGDIAILTGGEVISEEVGLKLENATLDLLGKARKVVITKDETTIVDGAGSADQVQGRVNQIRAEIENSDSDYDREKLQERLAKLAGGVAVIKAGAATEVELKERKHRIEDAVRNAKAAVEEGIVAGGGVALLQASQVFEKLELEGDEATGANAVRIALEAPLKQIAVNAGLEGGVVVEKVRNLTPGHGLNAATGEYVDLVKEGIIDPAKVTRSALQNAASIAALFLTTEAVIADKPEKAAAPAGGGMPGGDMDF, from the coding sequence ATGGCCAAGATCATCGCGTTCGACGAGGAGGCGCGGCGCGGCCTCGAGCGCGGCATGAACCAGCTCGCGGACGCCGTGAAGGTGACGCTCGGCCCCAAGGGCCGCAACGTCGTCCTCGAGAAGAAGTGGGGCGCCCCCACGATCACCAACGATGGTGTCTCCATCGCCAAGGAGATCGAGCTCGAGGACCCGTACGAGAAGATCGGCGCCGAGCTGGTCAAGGAAGTCGCCAAGAAGACGGACGACGTCGCCGGTGACGGTACGACCACCGCGACCGTTCTCGCCCAGGCCCTGGTCAAGGAGGGCCTGCGCAACGTCGCCGCCGGCGCCAACCCGATGGCCCTGAAGCGCGGCATCGAGAAGGCCGTCGAGTCGGTCTCCGCCGCTCTGCTGGAGCAGGCGAAGGACGTCGAGACCAAGGAGCAGATCGCTTCCACGGCCTCCATCTCCGCCGCCGACACCCAGATCGGCGAGCTCATCGCCGAGGCCATGGACAAGGTCGGCAAGGAAGGCGTCATCACCGTCGAGGAGTCCCAGACCTTCGGTCTGGAGCTGGAGCTCACCGAGGGTATGCGCTTCGACAAGGGCTACATCTCGGCGTACTTCGCCACCGACATGGAGCGTATGGAGGCCGTCCTCGACGACCCGTACATCCTGATCGCGAACTCCAAGATCTCCAACGTCAAGGACCTGCTCCCGCTCCTGGAGAAGGTCATGCAGTCGGGCAAGCCGCTGCTGATCATCGCCGAGGACGTCGAGGGCGAGGCCCTGTCCACCCTGGTGGTCAACAAGATCCGCGGCACCTTCAAGTCCGTCGCCGTCAAGGCCCCGGGCTTCGGTGACCGCCGCAAGGCCATGCTCGGCGACATCGCCATCCTCACGGGCGGCGAGGTCATCTCCGAGGAGGTCGGCCTCAAGCTGGAGAACGCCACCCTCGACCTGCTGGGCAAGGCCCGCAAGGTGGTCATCACCAAGGACGAGACCACCATCGTCGACGGCGCCGGCTCCGCCGACCAGGTCCAGGGCCGCGTGAACCAGATCCGCGCCGAGATCGAGAACAGCGACTCGGACTACGACCGCGAGAAGCTGCAGGAGCGCCTGGCGAAGCTCGCCGGCGGTGTGGCCGTCATCAAGGCCGGCGCCGCCACCGAGGTGGAGCTCAAGGAGCGCAAGCACCGCATCGAGGACGCCGTGCGCAACGCCAAGGCGGCCGTCGAGGAGGGCATCGTCGCCGGTGGTGGCGTGGCCCTGCTGCAGGCCTCCCAGGTGTTCGAGAAGCTGGAGCTCGAGGGTGACGAGGCGACCGGCGCCAACGCCGTGCGCATCGCCCTGGAGGCCCCGCTGAAGCAGATCGCCGTCAACGCCGGCCTCGAGGGCGGCGTCGTGGTGGAGAAGGTGCGCAACCTGACCCCGGGCCACGGCCTGAACGCCGCGACCGGCGAGTACGTCGACCTGGTCAAGGAAGGCATCATCGACCCGGCCAAGGTGACGCGCTCCGCGCTGCAGAACGCCGCGTCGATCGCCGCGCTGTTCCTCACCACCGAGGCCGTCATCGCCGACAAGCCGGAGAAGGCCGCGGCCCCGGCCGGCGGCGGCATGCCGGGCGGTGACATGGACTTCTGA
- a CDS encoding glucosyl-3-phosphoglycerate synthase, with translation MLEEVERWLSERSWSVSDRPLHRILAAKRATGQTVSVVLPALNEEATVGDIVSVIRHDLVLQVPLVDEVVVIDSGSTDRTSEVAAAAGATVVHRDAILPRIPAVPGKGEVLWRSLLVARGDIVCFVDADLRDFSSDFVTGIVGPLLTDPGLHLVKAMYDRPLTLAGGNTAGAGAGQGGRVTELMARPLLNMHWPQLAGFVQPLGGEYAARRGLLEQLPFPVGYGVELGMLVDALHLVGLDALAQVDVGVRKHRHQDGQALGRMAAAIYRTAQLRLARAHLLRPSLTQFERSGNAFEPRTYAVDTEERPPMREIAEYQARRVA, from the coding sequence GTGCTGGAAGAAGTCGAGCGCTGGCTGTCGGAGCGCTCCTGGTCGGTGTCGGACCGTCCCCTGCACCGGATCCTGGCGGCGAAACGGGCGACGGGACAGACGGTGAGCGTGGTGCTGCCCGCGCTCAACGAGGAGGCCACGGTCGGTGACATCGTCTCCGTCATCCGGCACGACCTGGTGCTCCAGGTGCCGCTGGTCGACGAGGTCGTGGTGATCGACTCCGGCTCCACCGACCGCACCTCCGAGGTGGCCGCGGCGGCCGGCGCGACCGTGGTCCACCGGGACGCGATCCTGCCCCGCATACCGGCCGTGCCCGGCAAGGGCGAGGTGCTGTGGCGGTCGCTGCTGGTGGCCCGCGGCGACATCGTGTGCTTCGTCGACGCCGACCTGAGGGACTTCTCCTCCGACTTCGTCACCGGCATCGTCGGCCCGCTGCTCACCGACCCCGGCCTGCACCTCGTCAAGGCCATGTACGACCGCCCCCTGACCCTGGCCGGCGGGAACACCGCCGGCGCGGGGGCCGGGCAGGGCGGCCGGGTCACGGAGCTGATGGCGCGCCCGCTGCTCAACATGCACTGGCCGCAGCTCGCCGGGTTCGTCCAGCCGCTGGGCGGCGAGTACGCGGCCCGCCGCGGCCTGCTCGAACAGCTCCCGTTCCCCGTCGGCTACGGCGTCGAGCTGGGCATGCTGGTCGACGCCCTGCACCTGGTGGGCCTGGACGCGCTGGCCCAGGTGGACGTGGGGGTGCGCAAGCACCGGCACCAGGACGGGCAGGCGCTCGGCCGGATGGCCGCCGCGATCTACCGCACCGCGCAGCTGCGGCTGGCCCGCGCGCACCTGCTGCGGCCGTCGCTGACCCAGTTCGAGCGCAGCGGGAACGCCTTCGAGCCCCGCACGTACGCGGTGGACACCGAGGAGCGGCCGCCGATGCGGGAGATCGCGGAGTACCAGGCGCGGCGGGTCGCCTGA
- a CDS encoding MoaD/ThiS family protein produces MSVTVRIPTILRTYTGGKAEVPAEGATLGEVIQDLEKNHTGIAARVLDDQGKLRRFVNVYVNDDDVRFEQGLETATPDGAGVSIIPAVAGG; encoded by the coding sequence GTGAGCGTCACCGTCCGCATCCCCACCATCCTGCGCACCTACACCGGCGGCAAGGCCGAGGTCCCCGCCGAGGGCGCCACCCTCGGCGAGGTCATCCAGGACCTGGAGAAGAACCACACCGGCATCGCCGCCCGCGTCCTGGACGACCAGGGCAAGCTGCGCCGGTTCGTCAACGTCTACGTCAATGACGACGACGTGCGCTTCGAGCAGGGGCTGGAGACGGCCACCCCGGACGGCGCCGGCGTCTCGATCATCCCGGCGGTCGCCGGAGGCTGA
- a CDS encoding trehalose-6-phosphate synthase — MASSFGAAQVLVASNRGPVSYAVADDGSLRSKRGGGGLVSGLSAIGPESGALWVCSALSDGDREAVRRGIAGAGPEAPPQRGGGGRRAGEDGVRMLDIPADVHADAYNGIANSVLWFVHHMLYQTPLEPVFDAEFRRRWASYESYNRAFAEALAEEAAEGAAVMVQDYHLTLVPGMLRELRPDLRIGHFSHTPWAPPEYFRMLPDDIAEQVLRGMLGADRLGFLTRRWADAFTACCERFVGGLGDTRVGVHGLGADADFLRARSHEADVDERMAALREEIGEGRRTIVRVDRTELSKNIVRGLLAYRQLLDDRPEWRERVVHVAFAYPSRQDLAVYRDYTAEVRRLAEEINARYGTPGWRPVVLHVKDDFARSLAAYRLADVALVNPIRDGMNLVAKEVPVVSDAGCALVLSREAGAHEELGEDAITVNPYDVVQTAQALHEALSMRPEDRTERSKRLAAAATALPPARWFLDQLEALRGDTGHRPERPAGQA; from the coding sequence ATGGCTTCAAGCTTCGGTGCAGCTCAGGTACTGGTCGCCTCCAACCGGGGGCCGGTGTCGTACGCGGTGGCGGACGACGGTTCGCTGCGGAGCAAGCGGGGCGGCGGCGGACTGGTGTCCGGTCTGTCGGCCATCGGCCCCGAGTCGGGCGCGCTGTGGGTGTGCTCGGCGCTCTCCGACGGCGACCGCGAGGCCGTGCGGCGCGGAATCGCAGGGGCGGGGCCGGAGGCTCCTCCGCAGAGGGGTGGTGGCGGGCGACGGGCGGGGGAGGACGGCGTGCGGATGCTGGACATCCCGGCGGACGTGCACGCGGACGCGTACAACGGCATCGCGAACTCGGTGCTGTGGTTCGTGCACCACATGCTGTACCAGACCCCGCTGGAGCCGGTCTTCGACGCGGAGTTCCGCCGCCGGTGGGCCTCCTACGAGAGCTACAACCGCGCGTTCGCCGAGGCGCTGGCCGAGGAGGCGGCCGAGGGCGCGGCGGTCATGGTGCAGGACTACCACCTGACCCTGGTCCCGGGGATGCTCCGCGAGCTGCGCCCCGACCTGCGCATCGGGCACTTCTCGCACACGCCGTGGGCGCCGCCGGAGTACTTCCGGATGCTGCCGGACGACATCGCGGAGCAGGTGCTGCGCGGGATGCTCGGCGCCGACCGGCTCGGCTTCCTCACCCGCCGCTGGGCGGACGCCTTCACCGCGTGCTGCGAGCGCTTCGTCGGCGGGCTGGGCGACACCCGCGTCGGGGTGCACGGCCTGGGCGCCGACGCGGACTTCCTGCGCGCCCGCTCGCACGAGGCGGACGTCGACGAGCGGATGGCCGCGCTGCGCGAGGAGATCGGCGAGGGGCGCCGGACCATCGTCCGGGTCGACCGCACCGAGCTGTCCAAGAACATCGTCCGCGGCCTGCTGGCCTACCGGCAGCTGCTGGACGACCGCCCCGAGTGGCGTGAGCGCGTGGTGCACGTCGCCTTCGCCTACCCGTCCCGGCAGGATCTCGCCGTCTACCGCGACTACACGGCCGAGGTGCGGCGGCTCGCCGAGGAGATCAACGCGCGGTACGGCACGCCGGGCTGGCGTCCGGTCGTGCTGCACGTCAAGGACGACTTCGCGCGCTCGCTGGCCGCGTACCGGCTGGCCGACGTGGCCCTGGTCAACCCCATCCGCGACGGCATGAACCTGGTCGCCAAGGAGGTCCCGGTGGTCTCCGACGCGGGCTGCGCGCTGGTGCTGTCCCGGGAGGCCGGCGCCCACGAGGAACTGGGCGAGGACGCGATCACGGTCAACCCGTACGACGTCGTGCAGACCGCCCAGGCACTGCACGAGGCGCTGTCGATGCGCCCGGAGGACCGCACGGAACGCAGCAAGCGACTGGCCGCGGCGGCCACGGCGCTGCCCCCGGCGCGCTGGTTCCTGGACCAGTTGGAGGCGCTGCGCGGCGATACCGGCCACCGACCGGAACGGCCCGCCGGACAGGCGTGA
- a CDS encoding cold-shock protein, translated as MAQGTVKWFNAEKGYGFIAVDGGADVFVHYSAIQMDGYRTLEEGQRVEFEISQGQKGPQADMVRVTA; from the coding sequence ATGGCTCAGGGCACCGTCAAGTGGTTCAACGCGGAGAAGGGGTACGGCTTCATCGCGGTCGACGGTGGTGCGGATGTTTTCGTCCACTACAGCGCCATCCAGATGGACGGCTACCGCACCCTTGAAGAGGGCCAGCGGGTCGAATTCGAGATCTCGCAGGGTCAGAAGGGCCCGCAGGCCGACATGGTTCGCGTCACCGCCTGA
- a CDS encoding DUF3263 domain-containing protein — protein sequence MGEGEGLGRLERDVLALERRGAVSPGAKERVIREELGLAPVRYYQLLNALLDDPRALAHDPVTVNRLRRVREARRAER from the coding sequence ATGGGTGAAGGTGAGGGGCTGGGGCGCCTCGAGCGGGACGTGCTCGCGCTGGAGCGCCGGGGGGCGGTGTCGCCCGGGGCGAAGGAGCGGGTGATCCGGGAGGAGCTGGGGCTGGCGCCGGTGCGGTACTACCAGCTGCTGAACGCGCTGCTCGATGATCCGCGGGCGCTGGCCCACGACCCGGTCACCGTCAACCGCCTGCGGCGAGTGCGGGAGGCGCGGCGCGCGGAGCGGTGA
- the thrC gene encoding threonine synthase, giving the protein MAVQTVASTTDSADSVDLGPAAALSCRECGHRVPLGPVFACEECFGPLEIAYDFSGYDAEELRKRIEAGPANIWRYAPLLPVPADVADKPNLNPGWTKLVRADNLARELGVTGGLHVKDDSGNPTHSFKDRVVAQALEAARAFGFTTLSCSSTGNLAGAVGAAAARAGFRSCVFIPHDLEQGKVVMAAVYGGELVGIEGNYDDVNRFCSELIGDPAGEGWGFVNVNLRPYYAEGSKTLAYEICEQLGWRIPDQIVVPIASGSQLTKIDKGLQELIRLGLVEDRPYKIFGAQAAGCSPVSTAFKAGHDVVRPQKPDTIAKSLAIGNPADGPYVLDIARRTGGAVEDVTDEQVVDAIKLLARTEGIFAETAGGVTVGVTKKLIEDGVLDPSLTTVVLNTGDGLKTLDAVAGTGLTATIRPSLESFREAGLV; this is encoded by the coding sequence ATGGCTGTGCAGACTGTTGCAAGCACCACCGACTCCGCGGACTCCGTCGACCTGGGTCCCGCCGCCGCGCTGTCCTGCCGCGAGTGCGGCCACCGCGTCCCCCTCGGCCCGGTCTTCGCCTGCGAGGAGTGTTTCGGCCCGCTGGAGATCGCCTACGACTTCTCCGGCTACGACGCCGAGGAGCTCCGCAAGCGCATCGAGGCGGGCCCCGCGAACATCTGGCGCTACGCCCCGCTGCTGCCCGTCCCCGCGGACGTGGCGGACAAGCCCAACCTGAACCCGGGCTGGACCAAGCTCGTCCGGGCCGACAACCTCGCCCGCGAGCTGGGCGTCACCGGCGGCCTCCACGTCAAGGACGACTCCGGCAACCCCACGCACTCCTTCAAGGACCGGGTCGTCGCCCAGGCCCTGGAGGCCGCGCGCGCGTTCGGCTTCACCACGCTGTCCTGCTCCTCCACCGGCAACCTGGCCGGCGCGGTCGGCGCCGCCGCCGCCCGGGCCGGCTTCCGCTCCTGCGTGTTCATCCCGCACGACCTGGAGCAGGGCAAGGTCGTCATGGCCGCCGTCTACGGCGGCGAGCTCGTCGGCATCGAGGGCAACTACGACGACGTGAACCGTTTCTGCTCCGAGCTGATCGGCGACCCGGCCGGCGAGGGCTGGGGCTTCGTCAACGTCAACCTGCGGCCGTACTACGCGGAGGGCTCCAAGACCCTCGCGTACGAGATCTGCGAGCAGCTCGGCTGGCGGATCCCGGACCAGATCGTGGTCCCCATCGCCTCCGGCTCGCAGCTCACGAAGATCGACAAGGGGCTGCAGGAGCTGATCAGGCTGGGCCTCGTCGAGGACCGGCCGTACAAGATCTTCGGCGCGCAGGCCGCGGGCTGCTCGCCGGTGTCCACCGCGTTCAAGGCCGGCCACGACGTGGTCCGCCCGCAGAAGCCGGACACCATCGCCAAGTCGCTGGCCATCGGCAACCCGGCGGACGGCCCCTACGTGCTCGACATCGCCCGGCGCACCGGCGGCGCGGTGGAGGACGTCACCGACGAGCAGGTCGTCGACGCGATCAAGCTGCTGGCGCGCACCGAGGGGATCTTCGCGGAGACCGCGGGCGGCGTCACGGTCGGCGTGACGAAGAAGCTGATCGAGGACGGGGTGCTCGATCCGTCCCTCACGACGGTCGTGCTGAACACCGGGGACGGCCTGAAGACGCTGGACGCGGTGGCCGGGACCGGGCTGACCGCGACGATCCGTCCCAGCCTGGAGTCGTTCCGTGAGGCCGGGCTCGTCTAG
- the murQ gene encoding N-acetylmuramic acid 6-phosphate etherase produces the protein MTSTSRDRDLRSQLETLTTEAFRPELAEVDRLPTLEIARLMNAEDASVAGAVAEQVPAIAAAIDAVAERMARGGRLVYAGAGTAGRLGVLDASECPPTFNTDPARVVGLIAGGPDAMVNPAEGAEDSPELAESDLAALGVTPDDTVVGVSASGRTPYAVGAVAYARERGALTVGLSCNRGSALAAAAEHGIEVVVGPEFLTGSTRLKAGTAQKLVLNMLSTITMIRLGKTYGNLMVDVRASNEKLRARSRRIVAQVTGAGDEAVERALAATDGEVKNAILVLLAGVDGPTAARLLDEADGHLRAALAAAGS, from the coding sequence ATGACCTCCACCTCCCGCGACCGTGATCTGCGCTCCCAGCTCGAGACCCTGACCACCGAGGCGTTCCGGCCCGAGCTGGCGGAGGTCGACCGGCTGCCCACGCTCGAGATCGCACGGCTGATGAACGCCGAGGACGCCTCGGTCGCGGGCGCCGTGGCCGAGCAGGTGCCCGCCATCGCCGCCGCGATCGACGCCGTGGCGGAGCGGATGGCGCGCGGCGGGCGGCTGGTCTACGCGGGCGCGGGCACGGCGGGACGGCTGGGCGTGCTGGACGCCTCCGAGTGCCCGCCCACCTTCAACACCGACCCGGCGCGGGTCGTCGGCCTGATCGCGGGCGGCCCGGACGCCATGGTCAACCCGGCCGAGGGCGCCGAGGACTCCCCCGAGCTGGCCGAGTCCGACCTCGCCGCGCTCGGCGTCACCCCCGACGACACGGTGGTCGGCGTCTCCGCCTCCGGCCGCACCCCGTACGCGGTCGGCGCGGTCGCGTACGCCCGCGAGCGCGGGGCGCTCACGGTGGGGCTGTCGTGCAACCGGGGCAGCGCGCTCGCGGCGGCGGCCGAACACGGCATCGAGGTGGTCGTGGGCCCGGAGTTCCTCACCGGCTCCACCCGCCTCAAGGCCGGCACGGCGCAGAAGCTCGTGCTGAACATGCTGTCGACGATCACGATGATCCGGCTGGGCAAGACGTACGGGAACCTGATGGTCGACGTGCGCGCCTCCAACGAGAAGCTGCGCGCCCGCTCCCGGCGGATCGTCGCCCAGGTGACGGGCGCCGGCGACGAGGCCGTGGAGCGTGCCCTCGCCGCCACGGACGGCGAGGTCAAGAACGCCATCCTGGTGCTGCTGGCCGGGGTGGACGGGCCGACCGCCGCCCGGCTGCTGGACGAGGCCGACGGGCATCTGCGGGCGGCGCTGGCGGCCGCGGGAAGCTGA
- a CDS encoding extracellular solute-binding protein: MRRRVRTRTIAAVCALGLTAVLSGCGAGGASSDVTLTLVAAEYGNGAADSSKKYWADLVERYESDHPGVDIDVSVYSWNDVDRKVKEMVDAGNPPDMAQIGAYADYASQGLLHRVGDLLSIPVQADFLSQLSTAGEVGSVQYGMPFAASTRLLFYNKALFAEAGLTPPETWDELVECAEALKARGVKFPYALPLGPEEAQAETMQWLLSGDGGYTDIGGSYRIDATENVATFTWLRDELVGKGLTGPVAPGELDRAEAFEAFAAGEVGMLNGHPSLMEMARKKGVKYGMVPIPGVDGESPSALGVTDWMTAFEKNGHRDQIGDFLDFVYSEKNVLDFSREYDLLPVTGSASQAMAASGQDKEIKPFLDQLPLSELYPVGKTSWAAVSAAVKQKIGEAVEPDGSPAGVLGELQATAVRADSAG; the protein is encoded by the coding sequence GTGCGACGGCGGGTCAGGACAAGGACGATCGCGGCGGTGTGCGCACTGGGACTGACAGCGGTCCTGAGCGGATGCGGAGCCGGGGGCGCTTCCTCCGACGTGACCCTCACCCTGGTCGCCGCCGAGTACGGCAACGGCGCGGCCGACAGCTCCAAGAAGTACTGGGCCGACCTGGTCGAACGGTACGAGTCCGACCACCCCGGCGTGGACATCGACGTCAGCGTGTACTCCTGGAACGACGTCGACCGCAAGGTCAAGGAGATGGTCGACGCCGGGAATCCGCCGGACATGGCGCAGATCGGCGCGTACGCCGACTACGCCTCCCAGGGCCTGCTCCACCGGGTCGGCGACCTGCTCTCCATCCCCGTCCAGGCGGACTTCCTCTCGCAGCTCTCCACCGCGGGCGAGGTCGGCAGCGTGCAGTACGGCATGCCGTTCGCGGCGTCCACGCGGCTGCTGTTCTACAACAAGGCGCTGTTCGCCGAGGCCGGGCTCACCCCGCCGGAGACCTGGGACGAGCTGGTCGAGTGCGCCGAGGCGCTCAAGGCGCGCGGGGTGAAGTTCCCCTACGCGCTGCCGCTCGGCCCGGAGGAGGCGCAGGCCGAGACCATGCAGTGGCTGCTGAGCGGCGACGGCGGCTACACCGACATCGGCGGCAGTTACCGCATCGACGCGACGGAGAACGTCGCGACCTTCACCTGGCTGCGGGACGAACTGGTCGGCAAGGGGCTCACCGGGCCCGTCGCGCCCGGCGAGCTCGACCGCGCCGAGGCGTTCGAGGCGTTCGCCGCCGGCGAGGTCGGCATGCTCAACGGGCATCCCTCGCTGATGGAGATGGCGCGGAAGAAGGGCGTGAAGTACGGCATGGTGCCGATCCCCGGCGTCGACGGCGAGAGCCCGTCCGCGCTCGGCGTGACCGACTGGATGACGGCGTTCGAGAAGAACGGGCACCGCGACCAGATCGGGGACTTCCTCGACTTCGTCTACAGCGAGAAGAACGTGCTGGACTTCTCGCGCGAGTACGACCTGCTGCCGGTCACCGGATCCGCGTCGCAGGCGATGGCGGCGTCGGGGCAGGACAAGGAAATCAAGCCGTTCCTGGACCAGTTGCCGCTCTCGGAGCTGTACCCGGTGGGGAAGACGTCGTGGGCGGCGGTGAGCGCGGCGGTCAAGCAGAAGATCGGCGAGGCCGTGGAGCCGGACGGGAGCCCCGCGGGCGTGCTGGGCGAGCTCCAGGCGACGGCCGTGCGCGCGGACAGCGCGGGGTAG